A genomic region of Solanum stenotomum isolate F172 unplaced genomic scaffold, ASM1918654v1 scaffold25311, whole genome shotgun sequence contains the following coding sequences:
- the LOC125851365 gene encoding xyloglucan endotransglucosylase protein 1-like — translation MGSFTHYGFLILALLFSSCMVAYGGNFFQEFDFTWGGNRAKIFNGGQLLSLSLDKISGSGFQSKKEHLFGRIDMQIKLVAGNSAGTVTTYYLSSQGPTHDEIDFEFLGNVTGEPYILHTNIYAQGKGNKEQQFYLWFDPTKNFHTYSIIWKPQHIIFLVDNTPIRVYKNAESVGVPFPKNQPMRIYSSLWNADDWATRGGLVKTDWAQAPFTAYYRNYMAQSFSPSQFSDQKWQNQELDANGRRRLRWVQKNFMIYNYCTDIKRFPQGFPPECRRF, via the exons ATGGGGTCTTTTACCCATTATGGGTTCTTGATTTTAGCACTTTTATTTAGTTCTTGCATGGTTGCTTATGGTGgaaatttttttcaagaatttgacTTCACTTGGGGTGGCAATAGAGCCAAGATTTTCAATGGAGGCCAACTTTTATCTTTATCTTTGGACAAAATTTCTGGCTCTGGTTTTCAATCAAAAAAAGAACATCTCTTTGGAAGAATTGATATGCAAATCAAACTTGTTGCTGGAAATTCTGCTGGCACTGTCACAACATATTAC TTATCTTCTCAAGGACCCACTCATGATGAAATTGACTTTGAGTTCTTGGGAAATGTTACTGGTGAACCTTATATTCTCCACACAAACATCTATGCCCAAGGCAAGGGAAACAAAGAGCAACAATTCTACCTTTGGTTTGACCCTACCAAGAACTTCCACACCTACTCAATCATTTGGAAACCCCAACACATCAT atttttggTGGACAACACACCAATAAGAGTTTACAAGAATGCTGAATCAGTTGGTGTCCCATTTCCCAAGAATCAGCCCATGAGGATTTACTCAAGCCTTTGGAATGCTGATGATTGGGCCACAAGAGGAGGCCTAGTAAAAACTGATTGGGCCCAAGCCCCATTCACAGCCTACTATAGAAACTACATGGCCCAAAGCTTTAGCCCATCACAATTTTCTGATCAAAAATGGCAAAATCAAGAACTTGATGCTAATGGCAGAAGAAGACTTAGATGGGTTCAAAAGAATTTCATGATTTATAATTATTGCACTGATATTAAGAGGTTTCCTCAAGGTTTTCCACCAGAATGTAGAAGATTTTGA
- the LOC125851406 gene encoding uncharacterized protein LOC125851406 isoform X1 codes for MQLPICHDRKRKQRGSRNSSIMEGQFTRSKSQIYLHCNRSGRVRADSTRFKRSENQLRQLDPPVKKLKRVLVQNTEVSSDLCEMSRTPIKDLRARRVFSPAASVVIENGENLKKSESMLIEEKNGVGFELNGDKIDECGVKQCDETVGTESNGNMGGTGQNSIELSSGNVSIPKTNSVVSSSLRRKVFIAPSSYSYRRLLPYLMDASRDYSDVSEIETRDTSSKLNNPSSSYLKPHLRSVASNGSSADKLVGVNSDVSKTLGSVEGQKIEVNVSCNLQDLNDVLDVLSQTRVEPQVSANVKGLDPEALEERVQTTPPDADIFLKAKASDLGVSIDHNVQHMEKKTAGHPSDSRNGYVVKKSTLTPRKNGSVLRNKLALNPCSRLTKVFKAAGSVSYRRLLPFLMDAAKNDPGGASSENGLPKFRMDLECNQPLISASIEVPRNKEYSPKKDKIKEQETKLLEPNCTSANDVGDYLNTCIAVEVSSSAAQLFNEMPSSVFPDDDSNSQTQLNVEITRKSETECTDTSYTEKPEPDCLNNVSTGANFSGVPSSSNVNPETSTGEYNVSIPNLLPFSLESLLSEYGVEDTKEEPVSPEGDRMTLVVDCNEENRNCGDLTGSVGIHANASESLKKELFLKIPINNESSCDVLLVDSNADSGGLDTVALIKASSLTEPSDLSGYGNDGPSKISETIQEISQSEPIGCPLDCIGVDDNLNKNGCLEPAICLQKSTHTESSNDLVTHPDVLNKGILKRNPRGCRGLCNCLNCASFRLHAERAFEFSRNQMQDTEEVSLGLLKELADMRIFLEKHLSTENNLAPIPLTQLEVEEACAKALEAEQRAKERLCQMNNELTYHCRVPPLYRPRVTFATCIEEKAIAKIESSSSKPENEDIKAGTKRS; via the exons aTGCAATTGCCGATATGCCATGATCGGAAGAGAAAGCAAAGGGGAAGCAGAAACAGTTCCATTATGGAAGGTCAGTTCACTCGGAGCAAATCTCAGATCTATTTGCATTGTAACAGGTCGGGTCGAGTTCGGGCTGATTCGACCCGATTCAAGCGCTCTGAGAACCAGCTCAGGCAACTAGATCCACCTGTGAAGAAACTCAAAAGAGTACTTGTACAGAATACTGAAGTTTCTTCGGATCTCTGTGAAATGTCAAGGACACCTATTAAGGATCTTCGTGCTCGAAGGGTGTTCTCTCCAGCTGCTTCTGTTGTTATAGAGAATGGTGAGAATTTGAAGAAAAGTGAATCCATGTTGATCGAGGAGAAAAATGGAGTTGGGTTTGAGCTAAATGGTgataaaattgatgaatgtggGGTAAAACAGTGTGATGAAACTGTAGGAACTGAGAGTAATGGAAATATGGGTGGTACTGGTCAAAATTCGATTGAGCTTTCTAGCGGAAATGTGTCCATTCCGAAGACTAATTCA gTTGTGAGTTCGAGTTTGCGTAGGAAGGTGTTCATAGCTCCAAGCTCATATAGCTACAGAAGATTGCTGCCATATTTGATGGATGCTTCGAGAGACTATTCTG ATGTTTCAGAAATTGAGACACGTGATACATCATCCAAGCTCAACAATCCAAGTTCGAGTTATCTGAAACCTCATTTACGATCAGTGGCTAGTAATGGTTCTTCTGCAGACAAACTTGTTGGTGTGAATTCTGATGTCAGTAAGACACTAGGGAGTGTTGAAGGTCAGAAGATTGAGGTCAATGTATCATGCAACCTGCAAGATCTCAATGATGTCCTTGATGTTTTGTCCCAGACTCGGGTAGAGCCTCAAGTGTCTGCCAATGTGAAAGGACTTGATCCCGAGGCATTGGAAGAACGTGTCCAGACAACACCACCTGATGCTGACATTTTCTTAAAAGCTAAAGCGAGTGACTTGGGAGTCAGCATAGATCATAATGTGCAGCATATGGAGAAAAAAACTGCAGGTCATCCATCAGATAGTAGAAATGGCTACGTTGTGAAGAAGTCTACTTTGACTCCCCGGAAAAATGGCAGTGTTTTGAGAAACAAATTG GCTCTAAATCCTTGCTCTAGGCTGACGAAGGTGTTCAAAGCTGCAGGCTCTGTTAGCTACAGAAGATTGCTTCCATTTCTGATGGATGCTGCGAAAAATGATCCCG GAGGTGCTTCAAGTGAAAATGGACTTCCTAAATTTCGGATGGACTTGGAGTGCAACCAACCTTTGATCTCTGCGAGCATAGAAGTTCCTAGGAACAAAGAATATTCTCCcaagaaagataaaattaaagaacaagaGACAAAGTTATTGGAACCAAACTGCACCTCAGCTAATGACGTGGGTGATTACTTGAACACTTGTATCGCTGTGGAAGTTTCAAGTTCTGCTGCTCAATTGTTCAATGAGATGCCAAGTTCGGTGTTTCCTGATGATGATTCCAATTCCCAGACACAACTTAATGTGGAGATTACAAGAAAATCAGAAACAGAGTGTACTGATACAAGTTATACAGAAAAACCAGAACCAGACTGTCTCAATAATGTTAGTACTGGAGCAAATTTTTCTGGAGTACCGTCAAGCTCAAATGTAAATCCTGAAACTTCAACTGGAGAATATAATGTGTCTATCCCAAACCTCTTGCCATTCAGTCTTGAAAGTTTGCTAAGTGAATATGGAGTAGAGGATACAAAAGAAGAGCCTGTTAGTCCTGAAGGAGATCGCATGACTTTGGTGGTAGATTGCAATGAAGAAAATAGGAATTGTGGTGATCTGACTGGCAGTGTAGGAATTCATGCAAATGCTAGTGAGTCTCTAAAGAAGGAGCTTTTCCTCAAGATACCTATCAATAATGAAAGCAGCTGTGATGTTTTGCTGGTAGATAGCAATGCAGACAGTGGAGGGCTCGACACAGTTGCTTTGATCAAAGCATCTTCTTTGACTGAACCATCAGATCTTTCAGGATATGGTAATGATGGTCCTAGTAAAATCAGTGAGACCATTCAAGAAATCTCACAATCTGAGCCTATTGGTTGTCCATTAGACTGCATAGGTGTTGATGATAATCTAAACAAAAATGGATGCCTCGAACCAGCTATTTGTCTCCAGAAATCAACTCATACTGAATCATCAAATGATCTGGTTACTCATCCTGATGTTCTCAATAAAGGGATATTAAAGAGAAATCCTAGGGGATGCAGAGGTCTGTGTAACTGTCTGAACTGTGCATCATTCCGCCTGCACGCTGAGAGAGCTTTTGAATTTTCTAGAAATCAGATGCAAGACACTGAAGAAGTTTCTCTGGGATTGCTGAAGGAGTTGGCTGATATGCGGATTTTCTTGGAGAAACACCTTTCTACTGAAAACAACCTTGCTCCTATCCCACTTACTCAG CTTGAGGTTGAAGAAGCATGTGCAAAAGCATTGGAAGCAGAACAACGAGCAAAAGAGCGCCTTTGCCAAATGAATAATGAACTCACCTATCACTGCAGAGTCCCG CCCTTGTACCGGCCAAGAGTGACATTTGCCACTTGTATTGAAGAAAAAGCTATTGCAAAGATAGAATCATCTAGTTCAAAACCTGAGAATGAAGATATCAAAGCTGGGACAAAACGTAGCTGA
- the LOC125851406 gene encoding uncharacterized protein LOC125851406 isoform X3, which yields MQLPICHDRKRKQRGSRNSSIMEGQFTRSKSQIYLHCNRSGRVRADSTRFKRSENQLRQLDPPVKKLKRVLVQNTEVSSDLCEMSRTPIKDLRARRVFSPAASVVIENGENLKKSESMLIEEKNGVGFELNGDKIDECGVKQCDETVGTESNGNMGGTGQNSIELSSGNVSIPKTNSVVSSSLRRKVFIAPSSYSYRRLLPYLMDASRDYSEIETRDTSSKLNNPSSSYLKPHLRSVASNGSSADKLVGVNSDVSKTLGSVEGQKIEVNVSCNLQDLNDVLDVLSQTRVEPQVSANVKGLDPEALEERVQTTPPDADIFLKAKASDLGVSIDHNVQHMEKKTAGHPSDSRNGYVVKKSTLTPRKNGSVLRNKLALNPCSRLTKVFKAAGSVSYRRLLPFLMDAAKNDPGGASSENGLPKFRMDLECNQPLISASIEVPRNKEYSPKKDKIKEQETKLLEPNCTSANDVGDYLNTCIAVEVSSSAAQLFNEMPSSVFPDDDSNSQTQLNVEITRKSETECTDTSYTEKPEPDCLNNVSTGANFSGVPSSSNVNPETSTGEYNVSIPNLLPFSLESLLSEYGVEDTKEEPVSPEGDRMTLVVDCNEENRNCGDLTGSVGIHANASESLKKELFLKIPINNESSCDVLLVDSNADSGGLDTVALIKASSLTEPSDLSGYGNDGPSKISETIQEISQSEPIGCPLDCIGVDDNLNKNGCLEPAICLQKSTHTESSNDLVTHPDVLNKGILKRNPRGCRGLCNCLNCASFRLHAERAFEFSRNQMQDTEEVSLGLLKELADMRIFLEKHLSTENNLAPIPLTQLEVEEACAKALEAEQRAKERLCQMNNELTYHCRVPPLYRPRVTFATCIEEKAIAKIESSSSKPENEDIKAGTKRS from the exons aTGCAATTGCCGATATGCCATGATCGGAAGAGAAAGCAAAGGGGAAGCAGAAACAGTTCCATTATGGAAGGTCAGTTCACTCGGAGCAAATCTCAGATCTATTTGCATTGTAACAGGTCGGGTCGAGTTCGGGCTGATTCGACCCGATTCAAGCGCTCTGAGAACCAGCTCAGGCAACTAGATCCACCTGTGAAGAAACTCAAAAGAGTACTTGTACAGAATACTGAAGTTTCTTCGGATCTCTGTGAAATGTCAAGGACACCTATTAAGGATCTTCGTGCTCGAAGGGTGTTCTCTCCAGCTGCTTCTGTTGTTATAGAGAATGGTGAGAATTTGAAGAAAAGTGAATCCATGTTGATCGAGGAGAAAAATGGAGTTGGGTTTGAGCTAAATGGTgataaaattgatgaatgtggGGTAAAACAGTGTGATGAAACTGTAGGAACTGAGAGTAATGGAAATATGGGTGGTACTGGTCAAAATTCGATTGAGCTTTCTAGCGGAAATGTGTCCATTCCGAAGACTAATTCA gTTGTGAGTTCGAGTTTGCGTAGGAAGGTGTTCATAGCTCCAAGCTCATATAGCTACAGAAGATTGCTGCCATATTTGATGGATGCTTCGAGAGACTATTCTG AAATTGAGACACGTGATACATCATCCAAGCTCAACAATCCAAGTTCGAGTTATCTGAAACCTCATTTACGATCAGTGGCTAGTAATGGTTCTTCTGCAGACAAACTTGTTGGTGTGAATTCTGATGTCAGTAAGACACTAGGGAGTGTTGAAGGTCAGAAGATTGAGGTCAATGTATCATGCAACCTGCAAGATCTCAATGATGTCCTTGATGTTTTGTCCCAGACTCGGGTAGAGCCTCAAGTGTCTGCCAATGTGAAAGGACTTGATCCCGAGGCATTGGAAGAACGTGTCCAGACAACACCACCTGATGCTGACATTTTCTTAAAAGCTAAAGCGAGTGACTTGGGAGTCAGCATAGATCATAATGTGCAGCATATGGAGAAAAAAACTGCAGGTCATCCATCAGATAGTAGAAATGGCTACGTTGTGAAGAAGTCTACTTTGACTCCCCGGAAAAATGGCAGTGTTTTGAGAAACAAATTG GCTCTAAATCCTTGCTCTAGGCTGACGAAGGTGTTCAAAGCTGCAGGCTCTGTTAGCTACAGAAGATTGCTTCCATTTCTGATGGATGCTGCGAAAAATGATCCCG GAGGTGCTTCAAGTGAAAATGGACTTCCTAAATTTCGGATGGACTTGGAGTGCAACCAACCTTTGATCTCTGCGAGCATAGAAGTTCCTAGGAACAAAGAATATTCTCCcaagaaagataaaattaaagaacaagaGACAAAGTTATTGGAACCAAACTGCACCTCAGCTAATGACGTGGGTGATTACTTGAACACTTGTATCGCTGTGGAAGTTTCAAGTTCTGCTGCTCAATTGTTCAATGAGATGCCAAGTTCGGTGTTTCCTGATGATGATTCCAATTCCCAGACACAACTTAATGTGGAGATTACAAGAAAATCAGAAACAGAGTGTACTGATACAAGTTATACAGAAAAACCAGAACCAGACTGTCTCAATAATGTTAGTACTGGAGCAAATTTTTCTGGAGTACCGTCAAGCTCAAATGTAAATCCTGAAACTTCAACTGGAGAATATAATGTGTCTATCCCAAACCTCTTGCCATTCAGTCTTGAAAGTTTGCTAAGTGAATATGGAGTAGAGGATACAAAAGAAGAGCCTGTTAGTCCTGAAGGAGATCGCATGACTTTGGTGGTAGATTGCAATGAAGAAAATAGGAATTGTGGTGATCTGACTGGCAGTGTAGGAATTCATGCAAATGCTAGTGAGTCTCTAAAGAAGGAGCTTTTCCTCAAGATACCTATCAATAATGAAAGCAGCTGTGATGTTTTGCTGGTAGATAGCAATGCAGACAGTGGAGGGCTCGACACAGTTGCTTTGATCAAAGCATCTTCTTTGACTGAACCATCAGATCTTTCAGGATATGGTAATGATGGTCCTAGTAAAATCAGTGAGACCATTCAAGAAATCTCACAATCTGAGCCTATTGGTTGTCCATTAGACTGCATAGGTGTTGATGATAATCTAAACAAAAATGGATGCCTCGAACCAGCTATTTGTCTCCAGAAATCAACTCATACTGAATCATCAAATGATCTGGTTACTCATCCTGATGTTCTCAATAAAGGGATATTAAAGAGAAATCCTAGGGGATGCAGAGGTCTGTGTAACTGTCTGAACTGTGCATCATTCCGCCTGCACGCTGAGAGAGCTTTTGAATTTTCTAGAAATCAGATGCAAGACACTGAAGAAGTTTCTCTGGGATTGCTGAAGGAGTTGGCTGATATGCGGATTTTCTTGGAGAAACACCTTTCTACTGAAAACAACCTTGCTCCTATCCCACTTACTCAG CTTGAGGTTGAAGAAGCATGTGCAAAAGCATTGGAAGCAGAACAACGAGCAAAAGAGCGCCTTTGCCAAATGAATAATGAACTCACCTATCACTGCAGAGTCCCG CCCTTGTACCGGCCAAGAGTGACATTTGCCACTTGTATTGAAGAAAAAGCTATTGCAAAGATAGAATCATCTAGTTCAAAACCTGAGAATGAAGATATCAAAGCTGGGACAAAACGTAGCTGA
- the LOC125851406 gene encoding uncharacterized protein LOC125851406 isoform X2 — translation MQLPICHDRKRKQRGSRNSSIMEGQFTRSKSQIYLHCNRSGRVRADSTRFKRSENQLRQLDPPVKKLKRVLVQNTEVSSDLCEMSRTPIKDLRARRVFSPAASVVIENGENLKKSESMLIEEKNGVGFELNGDKIDECGVKQCDETVGTESNGNMGGTGQNSIELSSGNVSIPKTNSVVSSSLRRKVFIAPSSYSYRRLLPYLMDASRDYSDVSEIETRDTSSKLNNPSSSYLKPHLRSVASNGSSADKLVGVNSDVSKTLGSVEGQKIEVNVSCNLQDLNDVLDVLSQTRVEPQVSANVKGLDPEALEERVQTTPPDADIFLKAKASDLGVSIDHNVQHMEKKTAGHPSDSRNGYVVKKSTLTPRKNGSVLRNKLALNPCSRLTKVFKAAGSVSYRRLLPFLMDAAKNDPGGASSENGLPKFRMDLECNQPLISASIEVPRNKEYSPKKDKIKEQETKLLEPNCTSANDVGDYLNTCIAVEVSSSAAQLFNEMPSSVFPDDDSNSQTQLNVEITRKSETECTDTSYTEKPEPDCLNNVSTGANFSGVPSSSNVNPETSTGEYNVSIPNLLPFSLESLLSEYGVEDTKEEPVSPEGDRMTLVVDCNEENRNCGDLTGSVGIHANASESLKKELFLKIPINNESSCDVLLVDSNADSGGLDTVALIKASSLTEPSDLSGYGNDGPSKISETIQEISQSEPIGCPLDCIGVDDNLNKNGCLEPAICLQKSTHTESSNDLVTHPDVLNKGILKRNPRGCRGLCNCLNCASFRLHAERAFEFSRNQMQDTEEVSLGLLKELADMRIFLEKHLSTENNLAPIPLTQVEEACAKALEAEQRAKERLCQMNNELTYHCRVPPLYRPRVTFATCIEEKAIAKIESSSSKPENEDIKAGTKRS, via the exons aTGCAATTGCCGATATGCCATGATCGGAAGAGAAAGCAAAGGGGAAGCAGAAACAGTTCCATTATGGAAGGTCAGTTCACTCGGAGCAAATCTCAGATCTATTTGCATTGTAACAGGTCGGGTCGAGTTCGGGCTGATTCGACCCGATTCAAGCGCTCTGAGAACCAGCTCAGGCAACTAGATCCACCTGTGAAGAAACTCAAAAGAGTACTTGTACAGAATACTGAAGTTTCTTCGGATCTCTGTGAAATGTCAAGGACACCTATTAAGGATCTTCGTGCTCGAAGGGTGTTCTCTCCAGCTGCTTCTGTTGTTATAGAGAATGGTGAGAATTTGAAGAAAAGTGAATCCATGTTGATCGAGGAGAAAAATGGAGTTGGGTTTGAGCTAAATGGTgataaaattgatgaatgtggGGTAAAACAGTGTGATGAAACTGTAGGAACTGAGAGTAATGGAAATATGGGTGGTACTGGTCAAAATTCGATTGAGCTTTCTAGCGGAAATGTGTCCATTCCGAAGACTAATTCA gTTGTGAGTTCGAGTTTGCGTAGGAAGGTGTTCATAGCTCCAAGCTCATATAGCTACAGAAGATTGCTGCCATATTTGATGGATGCTTCGAGAGACTATTCTG ATGTTTCAGAAATTGAGACACGTGATACATCATCCAAGCTCAACAATCCAAGTTCGAGTTATCTGAAACCTCATTTACGATCAGTGGCTAGTAATGGTTCTTCTGCAGACAAACTTGTTGGTGTGAATTCTGATGTCAGTAAGACACTAGGGAGTGTTGAAGGTCAGAAGATTGAGGTCAATGTATCATGCAACCTGCAAGATCTCAATGATGTCCTTGATGTTTTGTCCCAGACTCGGGTAGAGCCTCAAGTGTCTGCCAATGTGAAAGGACTTGATCCCGAGGCATTGGAAGAACGTGTCCAGACAACACCACCTGATGCTGACATTTTCTTAAAAGCTAAAGCGAGTGACTTGGGAGTCAGCATAGATCATAATGTGCAGCATATGGAGAAAAAAACTGCAGGTCATCCATCAGATAGTAGAAATGGCTACGTTGTGAAGAAGTCTACTTTGACTCCCCGGAAAAATGGCAGTGTTTTGAGAAACAAATTG GCTCTAAATCCTTGCTCTAGGCTGACGAAGGTGTTCAAAGCTGCAGGCTCTGTTAGCTACAGAAGATTGCTTCCATTTCTGATGGATGCTGCGAAAAATGATCCCG GAGGTGCTTCAAGTGAAAATGGACTTCCTAAATTTCGGATGGACTTGGAGTGCAACCAACCTTTGATCTCTGCGAGCATAGAAGTTCCTAGGAACAAAGAATATTCTCCcaagaaagataaaattaaagaacaagaGACAAAGTTATTGGAACCAAACTGCACCTCAGCTAATGACGTGGGTGATTACTTGAACACTTGTATCGCTGTGGAAGTTTCAAGTTCTGCTGCTCAATTGTTCAATGAGATGCCAAGTTCGGTGTTTCCTGATGATGATTCCAATTCCCAGACACAACTTAATGTGGAGATTACAAGAAAATCAGAAACAGAGTGTACTGATACAAGTTATACAGAAAAACCAGAACCAGACTGTCTCAATAATGTTAGTACTGGAGCAAATTTTTCTGGAGTACCGTCAAGCTCAAATGTAAATCCTGAAACTTCAACTGGAGAATATAATGTGTCTATCCCAAACCTCTTGCCATTCAGTCTTGAAAGTTTGCTAAGTGAATATGGAGTAGAGGATACAAAAGAAGAGCCTGTTAGTCCTGAAGGAGATCGCATGACTTTGGTGGTAGATTGCAATGAAGAAAATAGGAATTGTGGTGATCTGACTGGCAGTGTAGGAATTCATGCAAATGCTAGTGAGTCTCTAAAGAAGGAGCTTTTCCTCAAGATACCTATCAATAATGAAAGCAGCTGTGATGTTTTGCTGGTAGATAGCAATGCAGACAGTGGAGGGCTCGACACAGTTGCTTTGATCAAAGCATCTTCTTTGACTGAACCATCAGATCTTTCAGGATATGGTAATGATGGTCCTAGTAAAATCAGTGAGACCATTCAAGAAATCTCACAATCTGAGCCTATTGGTTGTCCATTAGACTGCATAGGTGTTGATGATAATCTAAACAAAAATGGATGCCTCGAACCAGCTATTTGTCTCCAGAAATCAACTCATACTGAATCATCAAATGATCTGGTTACTCATCCTGATGTTCTCAATAAAGGGATATTAAAGAGAAATCCTAGGGGATGCAGAGGTCTGTGTAACTGTCTGAACTGTGCATCATTCCGCCTGCACGCTGAGAGAGCTTTTGAATTTTCTAGAAATCAGATGCAAGACACTGAAGAAGTTTCTCTGGGATTGCTGAAGGAGTTGGCTGATATGCGGATTTTCTTGGAGAAACACCTTTCTACTGAAAACAACCTTGCTCCTATCCCACTTACTCAG GTTGAAGAAGCATGTGCAAAAGCATTGGAAGCAGAACAACGAGCAAAAGAGCGCCTTTGCCAAATGAATAATGAACTCACCTATCACTGCAGAGTCCCG CCCTTGTACCGGCCAAGAGTGACATTTGCCACTTGTATTGAAGAAAAAGCTATTGCAAAGATAGAATCATCTAGTTCAAAACCTGAGAATGAAGATATCAAAGCTGGGACAAAACGTAGCTGA